The genome window ggaccGAACCATTtcatggggcgggggggggtcgGACCGAACCACTTCAGGccaacgggggggggggggggggggagatttGGACTGAACCACTTcatgggcgggggggggattTGGACTGAACCACTtcgggcccggggggggggggggggtcggacTGAACCACTTCAGGCCAACGGGGGGGGGATTTGGACTGAACCACTtcgggcccgggggggggggggatttggaCTGAACCACTTCGGGCCCGGAGGGGGGGATTTGGACTGAACCACTTcatgggctgggggggggtcggACTGACCCATTTCTCCCCACGGGGGGGACCCAGGGGGGGTCTGGCCCGAACCACTGGCGttggcggaggggggggggggggatccgaGCGGCGCTGGGGGGTACGAGAGGCCGAAGGCTGCGCGGTTgcaggggggggggagggcagagccTTTATTGGGTGTAGAGGCTGGCGGCGAAGACGATGTCGCGTTTGATCATGTTGGAGGCCGCCTCCATCTTGGCGGCCAGCGCCGGTTCCCCCACGAGGCGGGCGGCCTGCCGAACCTCGCGGCACGTCTCCTCCAGGCGCTGGATGCACCGAACCACGGCCCCCTCCTGCACCGCCGCCAGCCGGGCGATGTCCGCGaagggctgcggggggggggggaggtcaGGGGACCCCccaaagtgggggggggggggggggggggggggatgagggaaggggcagggggtttgggggggtcccaggggattctgggggtcccggggggggggggtctcagaAGGCTCCcagggggcttggggggggtcccagaggagtctgggggtcccagggtgCTCCCAGGAGGGACCCGGGGGTCCCAAGGGGGTCCTGGAGGCGTCCAGGGGtcagtgggggtcccagggggggtCCCAGGAGGCTCCCAGGGGGCTCAGGGGGGTCCCGGGGGAttctgggggtcccaggggtctttgggggggtcccagggtgcTCCCAGAAGGGACCCAGGGATGTCAGGGGGGATCCCAAAGGGGTCctgggggtgccaggggggTCTCAGGAGGTTCCCAGGGGGCtcagggggtcccagggggcTCCCAGAAGGGACCCAGGGGTCTTGGGGGGGGTCCCAAGGGTGCCAGGGGGTGCCAGGGGGCATCCAGGGGTCACTGGGGGTCCCAGGAGGGGTCTCAGGAGGCTCCCAGGTGGGACCCAGGGGTCTCAGGGGGGTCCCAAGGGGTTCCCAGGGTCTCGAGAGGATCCCGGGGGtcttgggggggtcccggggggggtcTCACCATGCCGCGAGCCCACTCGTAGACGACCTCGACGAGGCCGAAGCCGAACTGTTCGACGAACTCCTCGACGCTCTGGCTGAGGCCGcagtcctgctgcagctgccccacGCGCTGCGCCACCGCCCGCACCCGCTCCatcccctggggggggggacacagggacaccccGAgtcagggacccccccaccccgcacccGCTCCAtcccctgggggggggacagggacaccccgagtcagggacccccccaccccgcacccGCTCCatcccctggggggggggggacacagggacaccccGAgtcagggacccccccaccgcctgcacccagccccggggggggggacacagcgaCAAGGGGGGACCCCTCGAGTCAGagcccaccaccaccacccctgcagcaccctgacctccaccccccccccgggactcCCCAAGACCCCCCTGGAGCCCTCAGGACCCCCCCGGCACCTCCAAGAACCCCCCCCAGGGTCCCAAGCACCCCCtagaccccccccaggacctctcagaccccccccagggctccTCAGGACCCCCCAGGCACCCCTCAGACCCCCCCAAACGCCTCCAggccccccccaggacccctcagacccccccccaggacccccccagaaACACTCCAGCACCCCTCAGACACCCCTGaacccccccggacccccccagcacccctcagacccccctccccagggtcccaggcaccccccagcacccctcagatccccccccccgaacccccccaggaccccccaaatccccccagaACCCATCAAACCCCCCCAGGAACCCCCAGGACCCCTTGGACCCTtccaaacccccccccagcaccctccaaacccccccaggacccatcaaacccccccaggaccccctcagaccccccccccagcacccccaaacccccccgggACCCAtcaaacccccccccagcaccccccaaccccccccaggacccttccaaacccccccagcaccccccaaacccccccaggacccctcagacccccccccagcaacaCTCCAGCACCCCTCAGACACCCCTgaacccccccagaccccccccagcacctcccagacCCCTCCAGCACCCCTCAGACCCTTGcaaaccccccccagcacccctcagacccccctccccagggtccaaggcaccccccagcacccccccccccgaacccccccaggaccccccaaacccccccagaACCCATCaaacccccccaggacccccccaggaccccttGGACCCttccaaaccccccccccccaggacccttccaaacccccccagcaccccccaaacccccctagGACCCAtcaaacccccccccagcaccccccaaacccccccagaacccccccaggaccccttGGACCCTtccaaacccccccccagcaccccccaaacccccccaggacccccccaggaccccttGGACCCTTccaaaccccccccagcaccccccaaacccccccaggacccatcaaacccccccaggacccccccaggaccccttGGACCCTtccaaacccccccccagcaccccccaaactcccccgGGACCCATCaaacccccccaggacccccccaggaccccttGGACCCttccaaacccccccccccccaccccccaaccccccccaggaccccccaaacccccccaggacccctcaGACCCCCCACCCgaacccccccaggaccccccaaacccccccaggaCCCATCAAaccccccccgaaccccccaGGACCCTTCCAAACCCCCCCAGGACCCATCaaaccccccccaggacccccccaggacccatcaaaccccccccagcacccctcagaccccccccagccccccccccccccggtacctCCTGCAGCggggggggcaggtggggggggggctccccgcGGCCGGGGCAGACCATGCAGGACAGGAGGGCGACGCTCTCCTCGGGGCGCAGGGGGGCCAGCAcgttccccagcagcagctccgtCAGCACCAGCTCGTGGCAGCTCAGCAGCGACGCCAGGCGCCCCCCCAgcgccaccgcccccccccgccgagaCGTAGCCCAGCGCCCGCAGCAcctggggggacgggggggacgttggggggggacggggggaacCCCCAAACCTGGATACCCCaacacctggggggggggggatggacaGGGGGAACCCCCAAACCCGGATACCCCAGTGCCtgggggggacattggggggggacagggggaacCCCCAAACCTGGATACCCcagcacctgggggggggggacggacaggGGGAACCCCCAAACCCGGATACCCCaacacctgggggggggggacggacaggGGGAACCCCCAAACCCGGATACCCCAGCGCCtgggggggacattggggggggacagggggaacCCCAAACCTGGATACCCCaacacctggggggggggggacagacaGGGGGAACCCCAAACCCGGATACCCCAACACctggggggacattggggacgttgggggggggacagggggaacCCCCAAACCCGGATACCCCAgcgcctgggggggggggacacagggaacccccaaacccagacACCCCAGCAcctgggggggacagggggaacCCCCAAACCTGGATACCCCAgcgcctggggggggggacagggggaacCCCAAACCCGGATACCCCaacacctggggggggggacacacagggaacccccaaacccagacACACCAGCACctggggggacattggggggggacagggggaaccccaaacccagacaccccagcacctggggggggcattggggggggggacattgggaacccccaaacccagacACCCCAGCGCCCGCAGCAcctggggggacgggggggacgttggggggggacggggggaacCCCAAACCTGGATACCCCAgcgcctggggggggggggggggacagggggaacCCCCAAACCCGGATACCCcagtgcctggggggggggacacagggaacCCCCAAACCCGGATACCCCAGCgcctgggaggggggggacacacagggaacccccaaacccagacACCCCAGCACCCGCAGCACctggggggacgtgggggacattggggggggacagggggaacCCCCAAACCTGGATACCCcagtgcctggggggggggggggaacacagggggaacccccaaacccagacACCCCAGCGccggggggggcacagggacgctggggggggggggcacccacaaccacacggCTCAGCTTTAGGGAGAgttgggggggacggggggggggtcctggggagtctggggggacacggggggagctggggggacacggggggacacaggggctcctggggggacacggggggagcgggggggacacggggggacacaggggctcctggggggacacggggggagcgggggggacacgggggggacacggggggtacacgggggggacacgggggggacacggggggatctggggggggacatggggggtcccagggagtctggggggacatggggggagctggggggtcctggggggacacgggggggtcctgggggacacgggggggacacgggggggtcACCCACGGCCACGCGCTGGTGGTActcgggcagcagcagcagcgagcgGTCGGAGAGCAGGAACTGCAGATGCTCCAgttgctccagcagctcctgccggGCAGCGAACTGGGCGTACTGGGAGGagaattgggggggggtgtcagagGGGGgtccccaacaccccccccccccccgtaacccccccccccccccaagtttcGTACCTGCTGGGGGAAGCGGGGGCTGTGGACGCAGCGGAAGGAGCCGAGCGAGGCGGCCAGGGTGCGGGCGGTGGCGGCCGCTTCCACGGTTTCGGGGTCCCGCAGCTGCAGGGTCCCCACCGGGTCGAGAAGGGGGagcccccccggggaccccccaaCTCCGCCGGAGCCCCCCCTGGTCGCCGTGGCGGCGAGTCGGCTCAGCTCCTGCACCGCAGCCCCCACCTCTGCGCCGGGGGGGGCcgctctgggggggggggggtgggggtttgAGGGGGGACGCTGTGATgggggaaccccccccccccccaaaaaaaaaagggacccTGAAACTTGGGAACCCCCCTGAGACCCCAAAACTGGGAAGGAGCCGCCCCCCAAGGGACCCCGAAACTGGGAACACCCCCCAAAGGGACCCCGAAACTGGGAAACCCCCCCCAAGGGACCCCAAAACTGGGAAGGAGCCGCCCCCCCAAGGGACCCCGAAACTGGGAACACCCCCAAGGGACCCCGAAACTGGGAACCCCCCCCAAAGGGACCCCAAAAAGGGGAAACCCCCTCAGATCCCCAAAACTGCGAAGAGacaccacacccccccccgacaccccaAAACTGGGGAGAACccccccaaggacccccccTCCACATGGGGGCACCCCTCAAAGGctcccccagggaccccaaaacctgggagacaaccccctccccccaaaaagtacccccagggaccccaaaactccccgggggaccccaaaaccccccccgGGGGACCCCAAATCACccctgggggaccccaaaaccccccccgggggacccccaaatccctcccagggaccccaaaactcccctggggacccccaaatcccacccggggacccccaaactcccctggggacccccaacccccccccgggacccccaaatcccccccggggaccccaaAACTCCCCGGGGCACCCCCAAATCCCACCcggggacccccaaacccca of Grus americana isolate bGruAme1 chromosome 32 unlocalized genomic scaffold, bGruAme1.mat SUPER_32_unloc_8, whole genome shotgun sequence contains these proteins:
- the LOC129200145 gene encoding SKI2 subunit of superkiller complex protein-like, with product VSPEGPPRTFTTLVLCEKPPEEGGPPPAPPDAPDAPYPEDLLLTRLFLPEGPCGHALEKLQPGDIAGVTAKTLRVNPEKLLQELRPRPRWADSPPRRPGGAPAELGGPRGGSPFSTRWGPCSCGTPKPWKRPPPPAPWPPRSAPSAASTAPASPSSTPSSLPGRSCWSNWSICSSCSPTARCCCCPSTTSAWPCCGRWATSRRGGAVALGGRLASLLSCHELVLTELLLGNVLAPLRPEESVALLSCMVCPGRGEPPPHLPPPLQEGMERVRAVAQRVGQLQQDCGLSQSVEEFVEQFGFGLVEVVYEWARGMPFADIARLAAVQEGAVVRCIQRLEETCREVRQAARLVGEPALAAKMEAASNMIKRDIVFAASLYTQ